In Methanobacterium sp. Maddingley MBC34, a genomic segment contains:
- a CDS encoding PAS domain S-box (PFAM: Histidine kinase; Histidine kinase-, DNA gyrase B-, and HSP90-like ATPase; Response regulator receiver domain; PAS fold~TIGRFAM: PAS domain S-box) — protein sequence MEEKIKVLILEDVPLDAELIERELRKEGFDFTSHRVEHEDEYRKKVEEWQPHIILADHSLPQFDGVSALHIAQEKSSHTPFIFVSGKIGEEFAVEMLKKGATDYVLKHNLSKLGYAVRRALTEAQEHLEKKIAQEALLESEKKYRALFEKTKNPILVFTEDGTFTDFNQAAVDFLETEPVQLLKHKIHHFLAPKAASLDMKDWSTGRIVELPLEINDELKILELTITPVKLGETNIIFGTGRDLTQQKRMENALKESEEKYRLLVENQTDMVVKFDPEGEVLFASPSYCEVLGRTEESILGSNFLPLVHQEDQKKTHRALEKLRRPPYVVFLEHRLLTMNGWRWIAWADKAIMNDKGELEAFVGVGRDITERKLAEDRIMRSLKEKELLLREIHHRVKNNLQIISTLLSLQSSQIEDQGVIDLYRESQNRILSIALIHENLYQSEDLTNINFANYVQNLINDLFHSYGVDPDKIQINMHIKDVKMGIETAIPCGLIINELISNTLKHAFPQGEGKIYLELSRKDDGKFLLIVQDNGKPFPSEFKFDDTDTLGMKLISSLVNQLDGKITLIKDNKEFKIDFEELKYKERI from the coding sequence ATGGAAGAAAAAATTAAAGTCTTAATCCTGGAAGACGTTCCTTTAGACGCGGAACTAATAGAAAGGGAACTTAGAAAAGAAGGTTTCGATTTTACCAGTCATCGTGTTGAGCACGAAGATGAATACCGAAAGAAAGTGGAGGAATGGCAACCACACATTATACTGGCAGACCACTCATTACCCCAGTTTGACGGTGTCTCCGCTCTTCACATAGCTCAGGAAAAATCATCACACACACCATTTATATTTGTCAGTGGAAAGATAGGGGAAGAATTTGCAGTGGAAATGCTGAAAAAAGGAGCTACCGACTACGTACTCAAACATAACCTTTCTAAATTAGGATATGCTGTTCGAAGAGCTTTAACTGAAGCACAAGAACATCTGGAAAAAAAAATAGCCCAGGAAGCTCTCTTGGAAAGTGAAAAAAAATACAGGGCGCTCTTTGAGAAAACCAAAAATCCCATTCTGGTATTTACTGAGGATGGTACCTTCACCGATTTTAACCAAGCTGCAGTAGATTTTTTGGAAACAGAACCAGTCCAACTTCTTAAACATAAAATTCATCATTTCCTTGCCCCTAAAGCAGCCTCACTTGACATGAAAGACTGGTCCACTGGACGTATAGTAGAATTACCTCTCGAGATTAATGATGAACTTAAAATACTGGAACTAACTATCACCCCCGTAAAACTGGGTGAAACCAACATTATCTTTGGCACTGGACGGGATCTCACTCAACAAAAGAGGATGGAAAATGCTCTGAAAGAGAGTGAAGAAAAATACCGGCTCCTGGTTGAAAATCAAACCGACATGGTGGTAAAATTCGATCCCGAAGGAGAAGTTCTTTTTGCCAGCCCTTCCTACTGTGAAGTTCTGGGACGCACTGAAGAAAGTATTTTGGGAAGTAATTTTCTACCCCTCGTACACCAGGAAGACCAGAAAAAAACTCATAGGGCATTGGAAAAACTGCGTCGTCCTCCATATGTGGTTTTCCTGGAACACCGCCTGCTGACCATGAACGGCTGGCGCTGGATTGCCTGGGCAGATAAGGCTATAATGAATGATAAAGGCGAACTGGAAGCATTTGTAGGTGTGGGACGTGACATAACTGAGCGTAAACTGGCTGAAGACAGGATAATGAGATCTTTAAAGGAAAAAGAATTATTACTCAGGGAAATTCACCACCGTGTGAAAAATAATCTGCAAATTATATCCACCCTTTTAAGTCTTCAATCATCCCAAATTGAAGACCAGGGTGTCATCGATCTGTACCGGGAAAGTCAGAACCGCATACTCTCCATAGCATTGATACATGAAAATCTTTACCAATCCGAGGATTTAACCAATATCAACTTTGCCAATTACGTCCAAAATCTCATTAACGACCTTTTCCACTCCTATGGGGTGGATCCTGACAAAATACAAATTAACATGCACATAAAAGATGTTAAAATGGGCATTGAAACCGCAATTCCCTGTGGTCTTATCATCAATGAACTAATTTCTAACACCTTAAAACACGCATTTCCACAGGGTGAAGGCAAAATATATCTTGAATTATCAAGAAAAGATGATGGAAAATTCTTGTTAATAGTCCAAGATAATGGAAAACCATTCCCCTCGGAATTTAAATTTGATGATACTGATACTCTGGGAATGAAACTAATTTCTAGCCTGGTGAATCAGCTAGATGGGAAGATAACCCTAATTAAAGATAATAAAGAGTTTAAAATAGATTTTGAGGAACTTAAATATAAGGAGCGGATCTGA
- a CDS encoding CheY-like receiver domain-containing protein (PFAM: Response regulator receiver domain), protein MAKSCILVVEDEAIVAMGIKQKLEDLGHQVVDIVFTGEDAVQTALKKEPDLILMDIVLKGSMDGIEAAAKIRNQMDIPVIYLTAYSDEEVLERARMTEPYGYIIKPFKKSELNANIEMALYKHAEDQKKSETVKKQVLADFYDFILNSMPTTADQSDAEIRNTLLKIFGSRLEEDMRPRFERELGDIVEEQDLSDLESIYNAYLDWVAKLFADFGVQTKIEANGPVHLFKFLNCPWIEDAKKKPVFCLNCQAIMQQTFDWTGMDGTVEKKATIADGSNACVFRFNVPFMKKEGNHHD, encoded by the coding sequence ATGGCCAAATCCTGCATACTGGTGGTTGAAGACGAAGCAATAGTAGCCATGGGCATTAAACAAAAATTAGAAGACTTAGGTCATCAAGTAGTGGATATTGTGTTCACGGGGGAGGATGCTGTTCAAACAGCCCTGAAAAAAGAACCCGATCTAATTTTAATGGACATTGTTCTCAAGGGGAGTATGGATGGTATAGAAGCCGCTGCTAAAATACGCAACCAGATGGATATCCCTGTAATCTACTTGACTGCATATTCAGATGAAGAAGTCCTGGAAAGGGCCCGTATGACCGAGCCCTATGGATATATTATCAAACCATTCAAAAAGAGTGAATTGAATGCCAACATAGAAATGGCTCTTTATAAACATGCCGAGGATCAGAAAAAAAGTGAAACTGTTAAAAAGCAGGTTTTAGCAGATTTCTATGATTTCATTCTCAACTCCATGCCCACCACTGCAGATCAGTCCGATGCTGAGATCAGGAACACTCTACTAAAAATATTTGGATCACGCCTGGAAGAGGATATGAGACCTCGTTTCGAGCGTGAACTTGGAGATATTGTTGAAGAACAGGATCTATCTGATCTGGAAAGCATCTACAATGCTTACCTTGATTGGGTTGCCAAACTCTTTGCAGATTTTGGTGTTCAAACCAAAATCGAAGCTAACGGCCCAGTGCATCTTTTTAAATTCCTCAACTGCCCCTGGATTGAAGATGCCAAGAAGAAACCTGTGTTCTGTCTTAACTGTCAGGCTATAATGCAACAAACCTTTGATTGGACTGGTATGGATGGAACTGTGGAAAAAAAGGCCACTATTGCTGATGGTTCAAACGCATGTGTCTTCAGATTCAATGTACCCTTCATGAAAAAAGAGGGAAATCATCATGATTGA
- a CDS encoding hypothetical protein (PFAM: Uncharacterized protein conserved in archaea (DUF2121)) encodes MSLIITYVGKKGCVMAGDKRSIGFLGDRKQRELLEEELYAGKIKTTEDLHKRAEQLDINLKITDNVEKVRNLGEVLVGEVKLRTTLETRRKRIYGTSSGYHQVELTGSEIRKVQSGQSSIVVFGNKITKEIANKHLKKYWKSKTSLDEVGKIFRRIMEDVAQATPSVSQQYDIFIIHPQLNHKQAMELLRTTIVGDVKELEKWREKLKQEMLEKTRDIQMASRILTQGEVGRVRKVEGDEVEVILSPGVEALNTRWDTLASEGETIIMKMETPTPLNLGDMVVIEDENLCIKKDKTSLSCDIILCKSS; translated from the coding sequence ATGAGCCTGATTATAACTTACGTTGGGAAGAAAGGTTGCGTGATGGCCGGTGACAAACGCAGCATAGGTTTTCTTGGAGATAGGAAACAGCGAGAGCTTCTGGAAGAAGAGTTGTACGCTGGTAAAATAAAAACCACAGAAGATCTCCATAAAAGAGCAGAACAACTGGACATAAACCTCAAAATCACGGACAATGTGGAAAAAGTGCGTAATCTTGGTGAAGTGCTGGTGGGTGAAGTTAAACTTCGAACCACACTTGAAACCCGGCGGAAAAGGATATATGGGACCAGTAGTGGTTACCATCAGGTTGAACTTACCGGATCCGAAATCAGGAAGGTTCAAAGTGGTCAAAGCTCAATTGTAGTCTTCGGGAACAAGATAACCAAGGAAATTGCCAACAAACACCTTAAAAAGTACTGGAAATCCAAAACAAGTCTGGATGAAGTTGGTAAAATATTCAGAAGAATCATGGAAGATGTGGCACAGGCCACACCCTCGGTAAGTCAACAATACGATATTTTCATTATCCACCCCCAGCTGAACCATAAACAGGCTATGGAACTCTTGAGAACCACCATAGTCGGTGATGTTAAGGAACTGGAAAAATGGCGTGAAAAGCTTAAACAGGAAATGCTGGAAAAAACAAGGGACATTCAGATGGCTTCAAGAATATTAACTCAGGGTGAAGTGGGAAGAGTGAGGAAAGTGGAAGGAGATGAAGTGGAAGTGATACTCTCACCTGGTGTGGAAGCCTTAAATACCAGATGGGACACCCTTGCCAGTGAAGGGGAAACCATAATAATGAAAATGGAAACTCCAACTCCCCTCAATCTGGGTGACATGGTGGTAATTGAAGATGAAAATCTGTGCATTAAAAAGGATAAAACATCTTTAAGCTGTGATATTATACTCTGTAAATCAAGTTAA
- a CDS encoding metal-dependent hydrolase, beta-lactamase superfamily I, which produces MADAFATITQRRMTGGFRIDGIDGKNLHLDPGPGALVRSYQFGVNPLKLHGILVSHSHTDHYSDAEVLIEAMTRGMTRKKGLVIGSQSVINGYKQWGPCISHYHLSKPQVKVMEEGDALRVGDVKVTATPTQHGDPKNIGFRLEWDRFTLSYTSDTAYFEELHQHHQNADVLIASVIRPGNEKIRGHLCADEFQQLLDETHPKLAIMTHLGMKLITDHPVEEATRISKITGVKTIAAQDGMVIDLDNFRAKQQTLDKY; this is translated from the coding sequence GTGGCGGACGCTTTCGCCACCATAACTCAGCGCAGGATGACCGGCGGATTTAGAATCGACGGTATAGATGGTAAAAACCTGCACCTGGATCCGGGTCCTGGGGCTCTGGTAAGAAGTTACCAGTTCGGTGTGAACCCCCTTAAACTTCACGGAATCCTGGTATCACACTCCCACACCGATCACTATAGTGATGCTGAGGTCTTAATTGAAGCCATGACCAGGGGCATGACCCGAAAGAAGGGACTGGTGATTGGTAGCCAGAGCGTTATTAATGGATACAAGCAGTGGGGACCATGCATATCCCATTACCATCTCTCAAAACCACAGGTCAAAGTAATGGAAGAGGGAGATGCCCTGAGAGTAGGTGATGTTAAAGTCACCGCCACACCCACCCAACATGGTGACCCTAAAAATATTGGTTTCCGCCTGGAATGGGACAGATTCACCTTATCCTACACCTCAGATACTGCCTACTTTGAAGAACTTCACCAGCACCATCAGAATGCCGATGTTCTCATTGCCAGTGTAATTCGTCCGGGAAATGAAAAGATCAGGGGGCATCTGTGCGCTGATGAATTCCAGCAATTGTTGGATGAAACTCATCCTAAACTGGCCATTATGACCCACCTAGGTATGAAACTCATTACAGACCACCCTGTGGAAGAAGCCACCAGAATTAGTAAAATAACTGGTGTTAAGACCATAGCTGCTCAGGATGGTATGGTTATAGATCTGGATAATTTCCGGGCAAAACAACAGACACTGGATAAATACTAA